The genomic window TGCGCGCCGCAGCAACGTAGGACTCACGGGTATGCTCGGGGAACTGCAGGGGCGCGCCACGGTGGCCGATGGACAGGTCAGAGCGGGAGAAGCTCTGATCCTTGCAGGCACTGAGGCGTTCTTTCAGCGGGCTGTCCTGCATCGCATCGATCAGGTAGAAAGGCCGGGGTCCCAGCTGCGCCGCCGCCATCTCGGCTTTGGCGCCCGCATCGGTGGCCGTGGCGGCAAAGGCGCCACCGGCCATGCCCGCCAGCAGAGTCATGCCCGCCAGGGCATGCAGGCTTTTGGTCAGTTTTTTCATGGTTCATCCTTAGCAGGTTCCCGTACGAGGGAGACCTGCGGTTATGCGATTCAAGGAGTTCGGGCGCCACCACAGACTGCAGCAACGCCCACAGAGTCGGAGTGCTAAACAGCGCTCCCCGGGCCCACAGGGCCGGGGAACAGCGTACGGCTGCGATGTTGCAATAAGGGTGCACGCGGCCGGCAAAGTCCGGCCCCGGTCACCCGCAGTGCAGCAGCACGCCGGCCTGCCTGGCGGGTGAAACTCAGCTGCTTGTCTTGGCCGCTTCAGCGGCGACCTGCTCGGCCCGCTTCTTGGCCGCCTTGGCAGCATCCTTTTCAGCCAGTGCCTTGAGGCCGGCCTTGGAATAGGCAGTACCTGTGGCATGGGCTATATCGCGGATAACCTTCCAGTCTTCCTGGTAAGTCACGGGGTAGAAGCGATCGGCACCGTTAAAGGTTTCGGTCATTTGCGCCGAGAAGCGGAAGCTGGCGAACGCCTGCTTGATCTTCTCGACCAGCTCAGGGTGCAGGTCATGGGCGTAGCCAAAGGCCGACGTCGGGAAACGCGGGCTGGTGTAGATAATACGGAAGTCATCCAGCTTGATGCGCTCGGCGGACACCATGCGATCGAACACATCGGAGGCCACGGGCGCGGCATCGTAGTCACCGCTCAACACGCCCATGATCGACTGATCGTGTTTGCCGGAGTATTTAACGGTGTAGTCAGTGTCCGGCGTAATGCCCAGCGCCGGGAACAGTGCCCGGGGGGCCAGATTACCGGAGTTGGACGACGCCGATGTGTGTGCCACCAGCTTGCCTTTCAGATCCGCCATGGTCTGAATCGGGCTGTCCTTGCGCACTATGGTAATCAGGTTATAGCCCTGAAAGGAATCGGCGGTGCCCTTTACGGCAATGGGAACATAGCCGCCGAGGTTGACGGCGTAACCGGTCGGGCCGGTGGAGAATCCGGCGATATGCAGCCGGCCGGAGCGAATGGCTTCCACTTCAGCGGCATTGGAATGCACGGTGTAATAGATCACCTTTTTGCCGGTGGCTGCACTCAGATGCTGCTGAAACTCCTGGAACGCATCCTTGTACACGGCTGGGTCTTCCACCGGGGTGTAGGTGAACACCAGGGTACTGGGGTCACGCCACTGGGACGCATCCTTGGGCGAATCCGCCACCAGATCCTTGTTCTCGTCGCAGAACTTGTCGTCCAGCACGCCACGGTGGCTGCACTCATCGGCGTTGGCGATACTCGCACCCAGTAGCAGGGAAGCCGTCAGAAGCAGGCCGGTTAGGGATTTTCTTAGCATTGTTTTTATC from Marinobacterium aestuarii includes these protein-coding regions:
- the phnD gene encoding phosphate/phosphite/phosphonate ABC transporter substrate-binding protein, coding for MLRKSLTGLLLTASLLLGASIANADECSHRGVLDDKFCDENKDLVADSPKDASQWRDPSTLVFTYTPVEDPAVYKDAFQEFQQHLSAATGKKVIYYTVHSNAAEVEAIRSGRLHIAGFSTGPTGYAVNLGGYVPIAVKGTADSFQGYNLITIVRKDSPIQTMADLKGKLVAHTSASSNSGNLAPRALFPALGITPDTDYTVKYSGKHDQSIMGVLSGDYDAAPVASDVFDRMVSAERIKLDDFRIIYTSPRFPTSAFGYAHDLHPELVEKIKQAFASFRFSAQMTETFNGADRFYPVTYQEDWKVIRDIAHATGTAYSKAGLKALAEKDAAKAAKKRAEQVAAEAAKTSS